From Candidatus Binatia bacterium, the proteins below share one genomic window:
- a CDS encoding type I polyketide synthase translates to MRGSAVNQDGRSAGLTAPSQRSQQRVIEQALASAGAKPEEISYVEAHGTGTPLGDPIEIEALTNVVGRPREDGSTCKVGSVKTNFGHLEAAAGVAGLIKVALSLRHREIPPHLNFQQLNPGITFENTPFEIPTALEPWEPAGDRRLGGVSSFGFSGTNAHVILEEAPKDERPTASAEATSGGDDAPHVLVLSGHGSAALSERARTMSRRLRTPDAKSSLGDICFTASRHRTHHTDRLAVVGEGADEIADKLDAFADAREQPGLVAGRVRSGAAPRIAFVFPGQGSQWRSMGLELYEHEPVFRAALDDCARAIQQHAGWDLLREIRGEDRSGIQSGQVDVVQPALFSIQVALATFWRSLGIEPDVVVGHSMGEVAAAHIAGALSLDDATRVICERSRLVRTGAALGGMMVVELSLDEARAAIETRTAQLAVAASNGPRSSILSGRIDALDAVQAELEGKQVFCRRVKVDYASHSPQMDGLLPDVVEALSDLQPGPTNVPFLSTVRGDVTDGAQLDGAYWARNLREPVLFWNAIEKILERPPCVLLEVSPHPVLLPGVADALRGEEGATIVTSLRRDQPERAVLRESLAALHCAGVEADWERIYPSGRCVALPTYPWQRERYWLDESLAERNLTLTSPGGGAGGVGTAAGHPLLGHGFASAQGAHVFEVAIGLETHAYLADHRVEDKAWLPAAAYTEMALAAAANVGDDAPRVDTLTFETPLILPDDGVRTLQVVLSPDGEDHATVEFFTRLGEEDGFRSTWTRHAHGRVQWTTETAELAAPSLEAMKVRCADSVEIEEFYEALAATGLEYGPRFRGVKELYRGVDEALGRIELSESEEAEASAYGVHPALLDAAFQVFGATFTGAERIGTYLPATLEHVRRLGTCGSGLWAHARLVEGEPGSSEELSAEVRLLNGAGELVMEVGALRARRFGGASEKASWEDWLYRLEWRAEERTAGVADTERGTWIVLGDSGRRGEIEAGLVARGQEVLSVGFGGGYARTVTGYQIDPTRPEDYQQFLRDAFSNGRPACRGVLHLCDDGVDDLTEAQRRGVGSVLHLVQALAHIGWRDAPRLWLVTCGAQAVESSETVPGLSQAPLWGLGKVVALEHPELRCTRLDLDPADAGVPDALIAELLADMHEDEIALRGSQRYVHRLSTAEAEAPAETPRGVPEPAGDRPFRLLADDKGVLDDITLCEVDRPAPGPGQVEIEIRAAGLNFRDVLLALDAVPPEYQDEGPVVLGRECSGVVSAVGADVTDVAVGDEVVTVAPGCFARYVLAPAAFAVPKPSGLSFEEAASVPLVFMTAHYGLNHLARIRAGERVLIHAAAGGVGQAAVQLAQRAGAEVFATAGSEAKRTFLREQGIAHVMDSRTLAFADEVMAATDGQGVDVVLNSLAGEAMEKSLDTLGPCGRFVEIGIRDILDNRSVGLLPFQRGLSYAAVQLAALAVDRPPLFASLLRETMDGFETGGFSPIPMVEFGLGDAHEAFRFMAQAKHIGKVVLTAGDPSKTPIVPASGASGAALRPDATYLITGGLGGLGMEVAGWMAERGARDLILLGRSGPGEAARDGIARLRAAGVTVRVARGDVSKIADMRRVWDEMADGPPLRGVIHAAGVLDDGMLLGQTAERFAAVMAPKVAGARNLHELTRDQNLDVFVLFSSAAALLGSPGQGNYVAANSYLDALAHHRRAAGLPGLSINWGAWSDVGLVAAESRRRENVGLRGVQSLSPTEALEALGRILPWAAPQIGVMPLNLRQWFQSFPKTAELPLMAELAAAAVHVGKRPRERSALETALRELESVEARQSLLASSLRHQVGLVLRLDPERIEMDCPLTELGLDSLMALELRNRLETNFGVELSATMAFNYPTIATLAPVLGQKMGVLEGLGPVRSEMRDAIAGEDPGGLQGFIEELQDMSEDEVEAQLEQELGALAS, encoded by the coding sequence ATCCGCGGGTCGGCGGTGAACCAAGACGGGCGCAGTGCGGGGCTGACGGCGCCGAGCCAGCGTTCTCAGCAGCGGGTGATCGAACAGGCGTTGGCCAGTGCGGGCGCGAAGCCGGAAGAGATCAGTTACGTCGAGGCGCACGGAACGGGGACGCCGCTGGGCGACCCGATCGAAATCGAGGCGCTGACCAACGTCGTGGGTCGGCCGCGGGAGGACGGGTCGACGTGCAAGGTCGGGTCGGTGAAGACGAACTTCGGTCACCTGGAGGCGGCGGCCGGAGTAGCGGGTCTGATCAAGGTGGCTCTGTCGCTGCGGCACCGGGAGATTCCACCGCACCTGAACTTCCAGCAGTTGAACCCGGGGATCACGTTCGAGAACACGCCGTTCGAGATTCCGACGGCGCTCGAACCGTGGGAACCGGCGGGGGATCGGCGCCTGGGCGGTGTCAGTTCGTTTGGATTCTCGGGGACGAATGCGCACGTGATCCTGGAGGAAGCTCCCAAGGATGAGCGTCCGACCGCTTCTGCTGAAGCGACGTCCGGTGGTGACGACGCACCGCACGTGCTCGTGCTGTCGGGGCACGGTTCGGCGGCGCTCTCCGAGCGCGCGCGCACGATGAGTCGCCGTTTGCGGACGCCAGACGCCAAATCGTCTCTCGGCGACATATGCTTCACGGCAAGCCGGCATCGCACCCACCATACGGACCGACTGGCCGTCGTCGGTGAAGGCGCCGACGAGATCGCCGACAAGCTCGACGCGTTTGCGGACGCGCGCGAGCAGCCGGGTCTAGTTGCTGGACGGGTGCGCTCCGGCGCGGCGCCGCGAATCGCCTTTGTCTTCCCTGGCCAAGGCTCGCAGTGGCGCAGCATGGGGCTCGAGCTCTACGAACATGAGCCGGTGTTTCGCGCCGCGCTCGACGACTGCGCGCGAGCCATCCAGCAGCATGCTGGCTGGGATCTGCTGCGCGAGATCCGGGGCGAGGACCGGTCGGGGATTCAGAGCGGGCAGGTCGACGTGGTGCAGCCGGCTCTCTTCTCGATTCAGGTGGCCCTCGCGACGTTCTGGCGAAGCCTGGGCATCGAGCCCGACGTCGTCGTTGGGCACAGCATGGGTGAGGTGGCGGCAGCGCACATTGCGGGAGCGCTTTCGTTGGACGACGCGACCCGCGTGATCTGTGAGCGGAGCCGACTGGTCCGGACCGGGGCGGCGCTGGGCGGCATGATGGTCGTGGAGTTGTCTTTGGATGAGGCGCGGGCCGCGATCGAGACCCGCACGGCGCAGCTGGCGGTGGCGGCGAGCAACGGCCCCCGGTCCTCCATTCTCTCCGGCCGGATCGACGCGCTCGATGCGGTCCAGGCGGAGCTCGAAGGGAAGCAGGTCTTCTGTCGGCGCGTGAAGGTGGACTACGCGTCGCACAGTCCCCAGATGGACGGGCTCCTGCCCGACGTGGTGGAGGCCCTGAGCGACCTGCAACCCGGACCGACGAATGTTCCGTTTCTCTCGACCGTCCGCGGCGACGTCACCGATGGCGCCCAACTCGACGGCGCCTATTGGGCGCGCAATCTTCGCGAGCCGGTCCTGTTCTGGAACGCCATCGAGAAGATTCTCGAGCGGCCACCGTGCGTTCTGCTCGAGGTGAGCCCCCACCCGGTACTCCTCCCGGGCGTCGCCGACGCTCTGCGCGGCGAGGAGGGGGCGACGATCGTGACGTCGCTGCGACGCGATCAACCCGAGCGCGCCGTCCTCCGGGAGTCTCTCGCCGCCCTGCATTGCGCCGGGGTCGAGGCCGATTGGGAGCGGATCTACCCGAGTGGTCGCTGCGTCGCGCTGCCCACGTACCCGTGGCAGCGGGAGCGCTACTGGCTGGACGAGTCGCTTGCGGAGCGAAACCTGACCTTGACTTCGCCGGGAGGTGGCGCCGGAGGTGTGGGAACGGCTGCCGGACATCCGCTCCTGGGCCACGGCTTCGCTTCCGCGCAGGGTGCGCACGTGTTCGAGGTCGCGATCGGGCTGGAGACGCACGCCTACCTGGCCGACCACCGGGTAGAGGACAAGGCGTGGCTCCCGGCCGCGGCGTACACCGAGATGGCTCTCGCGGCGGCTGCGAACGTAGGCGACGACGCGCCGCGGGTGGACACGTTGACCTTCGAGACGCCACTGATCCTCCCCGACGACGGGGTCCGGACGTTGCAGGTCGTGCTGAGCCCCGACGGGGAGGACCACGCGACCGTAGAGTTCTTCACGCGCCTCGGCGAGGAGGACGGTTTCCGGTCCACCTGGACGCGCCACGCACACGGTCGGGTGCAGTGGACGACTGAGACGGCCGAGTTGGCCGCTCCCTCACTCGAGGCGATGAAGGTGCGCTGTGCCGATTCGGTCGAGATCGAGGAGTTCTACGAGGCGCTTGCCGCGACGGGTCTCGAATACGGTCCGCGCTTTCGCGGAGTGAAGGAGCTCTACCGAGGCGTCGATGAGGCGCTAGGTCGGATCGAGCTCTCCGAGAGTGAAGAGGCCGAAGCGAGCGCGTACGGCGTGCATCCGGCGCTCCTCGATGCCGCGTTTCAGGTCTTTGGTGCGACCTTCACCGGCGCGGAGCGAATCGGGACGTATCTTCCGGCGACACTGGAACACGTGCGCCGGCTCGGCACCTGCGGGTCCGGCCTGTGGGCCCACGCGCGACTCGTGGAAGGCGAGCCCGGCTCCTCGGAAGAGCTCTCGGCGGAGGTTCGACTCCTGAACGGGGCGGGCGAACTGGTGATGGAGGTCGGAGCTCTACGTGCCCGACGGTTCGGCGGTGCGTCGGAGAAGGCGAGCTGGGAGGACTGGCTGTATCGTCTGGAGTGGCGCGCCGAGGAGCGGACGGCCGGCGTGGCAGACACGGAGCGTGGGACGTGGATCGTCCTCGGCGACTCCGGGCGCCGCGGCGAGATCGAGGCCGGGCTCGTGGCCCGCGGCCAGGAGGTCCTGTCGGTTGGTTTCGGCGGCGGGTACGCGCGCACCGTCACGGGCTATCAGATCGATCCGACCCGCCCGGAGGACTACCAGCAGTTCCTGCGCGACGCCTTTTCGAACGGGCGTCCCGCTTGCCGCGGAGTTCTCCATCTCTGTGACGATGGCGTCGACGACCTCACGGAGGCACAGCGCCGGGGCGTCGGGAGCGTTCTGCACCTCGTGCAGGCACTCGCCCACATCGGCTGGCGCGACGCTCCTCGTCTCTGGCTCGTGACGTGCGGTGCGCAGGCGGTGGAGTCGAGCGAGACCGTTCCAGGTCTGTCGCAGGCTCCGCTCTGGGGGCTCGGCAAGGTCGTGGCGCTCGAGCATCCCGAGTTGCGCTGCACACGGCTCGACCTCGACCCGGCGGACGCCGGAGTACCCGACGCGCTGATCGCCGAGCTGCTCGCGGACATGCACGAGGACGAGATCGCGCTTCGCGGATCGCAGCGTTACGTACATCGCCTGTCGACCGCCGAGGCGGAAGCGCCGGCGGAGACGCCCCGCGGCGTCCCGGAGCCAGCCGGGGACCGGCCCTTTCGTCTCCTGGCCGACGACAAGGGCGTCCTCGACGACATCACGCTCTGCGAGGTCGACCGACCGGCGCCTGGGCCCGGCCAGGTCGAGATCGAAATTCGCGCGGCGGGCCTGAACTTCCGCGACGTTCTTCTCGCACTCGACGCCGTTCCACCAGAGTACCAGGACGAGGGCCCGGTCGTGTTGGGCCGGGAGTGTTCGGGGGTGGTGAGTGCCGTCGGCGCGGACGTGACGGACGTCGCCGTCGGGGACGAGGTCGTGACCGTCGCGCCAGGTTGTTTTGCGCGCTACGTGTTGGCCCCGGCCGCGTTCGCGGTTCCGAAGCCCAGCGGCCTGAGCTTCGAAGAGGCGGCGTCGGTTCCCCTGGTGTTCATGACGGCGCACTACGGATTGAACCACCTGGCGCGCATTCGAGCTGGCGAGCGGGTTCTGATTCACGCCGCCGCCGGTGGGGTGGGTCAGGCCGCGGTGCAGCTGGCGCAGCGTGCCGGCGCCGAAGTGTTCGCCACCGCCGGAAGCGAGGCGAAGCGTACTTTCCTCCGGGAGCAGGGCATCGCTCACGTGATGGACTCGCGAACGCTCGCGTTCGCAGACGAGGTCATGGCGGCAACGGATGGTCAGGGCGTCGACGTCGTTCTGAACTCGCTTGCTGGAGAGGCGATGGAGAAGAGCCTCGACACGCTGGGGCCGTGCGGGCGCTTCGTCGAAATCGGAATCCGCGACATCCTCGACAACCGGTCGGTCGGTCTTCTGCCATTCCAGCGCGGGCTCTCGTATGCCGCCGTGCAGCTCGCCGCGTTGGCGGTCGATCGGCCCCCCCTGTTCGCGTCGCTCCTGCGGGAGACGATGGACGGGTTCGAGACGGGTGGGTTCTCGCCCATCCCGATGGTCGAGTTCGGTTTGGGCGACGCCCACGAGGCGTTTCGCTTCATGGCGCAGGCGAAGCACATCGGAAAGGTCGTTCTGACCGCTGGTGATCCGTCCAAGACGCCGATCGTGCCGGCCTCCGGTGCGTCCGGAGCCGCTCTGCGACCCGACGCGACGTACCTGATCACCGGAGGGCTGGGTGGTCTCGGAATGGAGGTCGCGGGCTGGATGGCGGAACGTGGCGCGCGTGACCTCATCCTTCTAGGGAGGAGTGGTCCGGGCGAAGCAGCCCGCGACGGCATTGCGCGGCTTCGTGCGGCGGGCGTGACGGTGCGCGTGGCACGAGGTGACGTGTCGAAGATCGCCGACATGCGCCGGGTGTGGGACGAGATGGCGGATGGTCCACCCCTGCGCGGGGTGATTCACGCAGCCGGCGTCCTGGACGACGGCATGTTGCTCGGCCAGACGGCCGAGCGGTTCGCGGCGGTGATGGCGCCGAAGGTCGCGGGCGCGCGGAATCTCCACGAGCTCACGCGGGATCAGAACCTCGACGTGTTCGTCCTCTTCTCTTCCGCGGCCGCCCTGCTGGGCTCGCCGGGCCAGGGGAACTACGTGGCGGCGAATTCGTACCTGGACGCGCTGGCCCACCACCGCCGGGCCGCCGGCCTGCCCGGGCTCAGCATCAACTGGGGCGCGTGGTCGGATGTCGGCCTCGTCGCGGCCGAATCACGTCGACGCGAGAACGTGGGGCTGCGTGGTGTGCAGAGCCTCTCTCCGACAGAGGCCCTCGAAGCCCTCGGACGGATCCTCCCGTGGGCAGCGCCTCAGATCGGAGTGATGCCGCTCAACCTGCGGCAGTGGTTCCAGTCGTTCCCGAAGACGGCCGAGCTCCCGCTCATGGCGGAGCTGGCGGCAGCGGCGGTGCATGTCGGTAAACGACCCAGAGAACGCAGCGCGCTCGAAACCGCGCTGCGCGAGCTCGAGTCGGTCGAGGCTCGTCAATCACTTCTGGCCTCGTCGCTGCGCCACCAGGTGGGCCTCGTGCTCCGCCTGGACCCGGAGAGGATCGAAATGGATTGCCCGCTCACCGAGCTCGGCCTCGATTCCCTCATGGCTCTCGAACTCCGCAACCGCTTGGAGACCAACTTCGGGGTCGAGCTGTCCGCCACGATGGCGTTCAACTACCCGACGATCGCGACCCTGGCCCCGGTACTCGGTCAGAAGATGGGTGTGCTCGAGGGGCTCGGCCCGGTGCGGAGCGAGATGCGCGACGCGATTGCGGGCGAGGACCCGGGCGGCTTGCAGGGGTTCATCGAAGAGCTCCAGGACATGTCCGAAGACGAGGTCGAAGCCCAGCTCGAGCAGGAGCTGGGAGCGCTCGCCTCGTAA